The following proteins are encoded in a genomic region of Vidua macroura isolate BioBank_ID:100142 chromosome 10, ASM2450914v1, whole genome shotgun sequence:
- the LOC128812434 gene encoding leucine-rich repeat-containing protein 15-like yields the protein MEQGGWQRWLLLLVGIQLASSQCPEQCQCVRSAQVECFGADITTVPSPIPANAMTLQIINTHITELGDAAFGNASLLIGLRVEKNILSRISPGAFQNLPDLRYLSLASNKLQELPVQVFEPLDKLESLLLSSNQILQVEPSHFAHLSNLKELQLHGNNLKELQEGVFDQLTSLTKLNLARNNIDRLPPWAFERLARLQVLRLYENRLRHILVGTFDGLPELQELGLHQNQLETLSPELFVHNTNLQKLYLSNNFLTTLPSGVFLPLHALAKITLHVNRLRDISPSAFGPMPNLQELWLYENELSTLPTAVFSNLTQLQLLVLSKNRLRSVAPGAFQGLGELLELSLHSNALRRLDARALEGMPKLQNISLHHNQLQALPRGLFKATPGLRHLQLHSNALEYLPAGIFSPLTALREVRLHNNSWRCDKGILPLQGWLEENPHKVGEIPPLCAQPPALQGIPIAGLPQDQFLDPQAPTTAPHPSTLLPADTSEAASDDASAAEDASVEPPTGLPASPQEDEEEKKEEEERGQWGLTRLQSGVVVAVIVLVCVALLAALVALVVYGCRKKSHVVLMRMKAPNEA from the coding sequence atggagcagggaggctggcagcggtggctgctgctgctggtgggcaTCCAGCTGGCCAGTAGccagtgcccagagcagtgccagTGTGTCCGTAGTGCCCAGGTGGAGTGCTTTGGTGCCGACATCACCACggtccccagccccatccctgccaacGCCATGACCCTGCAGATCATCAACACGCACATCACCGAGCTGGGTGACGCCGCCTTCGGCAACGCCTCCCTGCTGATTGGGCTGCGCGTCGAGAAGAACATCCTGTCACGCATCAGCCCAGGGGCCTTCCAGAACCTGCCCGACCTGCGCTACCTCAGCCTGGCTAGCAACaagctgcaggagctccctgtGCAGGTCTTTGAGCCTCTGGACAAGCTGGAgtctctgctcctctccagcaaCCAGATCCTCCAAGTTGAGCCTTCCCACTTCGCCCATCTGAGCAACCTCAAGGAGCTGCAGTTGCACGGGAACaacctgaaggagctgcaggagggggtGTTTGACCAGCTGACCAGCCTCACCAAGCTCAACCTGGCCAGGAACAACATCGACCGCCTGCCGCCCTGGGCCTTCGAGCGGCTGGCGCGGCTGCAGGTGCTGCGGCTCTACGAGAACCGGCTCCGGCACATCCTGGTGGGCACCTTTGAtgggctgccagagctgcaggagctggggctgcaccagAACCAGCTGGAGACGCTGTCCCCGGAGCTCTTTGTGCACAACACCAACCTGCAGAAGCTCTACCTGTCCAACAACTTCCTCACCACCCTGCCGAGCGGTGTCTtcctgcccctgcacgctcTCGCCAAGATCACCCTGCACGTCAACCGCCTGCGGGACATCTCCCCCAGTGCCTTTGGGCCCATGCCCAACCTACAGGAGCTCTGGCTTTATGAGAATGAGCTCTCCACCCTCCCCACTGCCGTCTTCAGCAACCtcacccagctgcagctcctggttcTCAGCAAGAACCGGCTGCGGTCGGTGGCACCGGGGGCTTTCCAGGGCttgggggagctgctggagctgtcgCTGCACTCCAATGCCCTGCGCCGCCTGGATGCCCGGGCACTGGAGGGGATGCCCAAGCTGCAGAACATCTCTCTGCACCATAaccagctgcaggcactgccacGGGGCCTCTTCAAGGCCACCCCTGGGCTGCGGCACCTGCAGCTGCACTCCAATGCCCTGGAGTACCTGCCTGCCGGCATCTTCTCCCCGCTGACTGCCCTGCGAGAGGTGAGGCTGCACAACAACTCCTGGCGCTGTGACAAGGGCATCCtgcccctgcagggctggctggaggaGAACCCTCACAAGGTGGGTGAGATACCCCCGCTGTGTGCCcagcctcctgccctgcagggcatCCCCATTGCTGGGCTGCCACAGGACCAGTTCCTCGACCCCCAGGCCCCCACTactgctcctcatcccagcaccctgctccctgctgacaCCTCTGAGGCAGCATCGGATGATGCCTCAGCAGCAGAAGATGCCTCGGTGGAGCCCCCCACGGGGCTGCCAGCCTCCCcacaggaggatgaggaggagaagaaggaggaggaagaaagggggCAGTGGGGGCTGACACGCCTGCAGAGTGGCGTGGTGGTAGCAGTCATCGTGCTGGTGTGTGTggccctgctggctgctctggtggcactggtggtcTATGGCTGTAGGAAGAAGAGCCACGTTGTGCTCATGAGGATGAAGGCTCCGAATGAAGCCTGA
- the LOC128811959 gene encoding platelet glycoprotein V-like encodes MLVFRLSVMIKLVFQLDASICPEKCDCSSKKAIYCSGPHIRNLELLNLPCNMTEIHITNANISYLQDVFARMTELQHLILSSNNISLVSPTAFKGLGRLKVLKLLDNKLVELPSEAFDDMVQLQQLIIESNRLKSIEENLFDKLAGLQELYLNKNQLTALPSGMMKKLTKLRVLNLSRNYLAALPRNIFSALARLERLMLYINRLSSIESGMFDSLKELQELFLHSNNIHSIASDAFHCLRKLRTLTLSRNRLQVLPSGLFLHLHDLSKLTLYRNPLKTLPEILFGEMRHLGSLWLYHTKLSTIPDFVFSNLTNLELLVLSFNPELTVLPRNVFSGLNELRGLSLHTSNISSLPEGIFLSLQKLQNISLFDTRLEVLPRNLFHNLKHLQKVYLNSTNLQSLPADFFTALPELEEVVLDDNPWKCDCQILGFREWLQKSTAIVKNVPSLMCHSPMALQNISLVSLSIDDPECLPTTAMTYQTFSSTYSQTLTSPVAYHFTSSRETAVTVLSDMEITSTPTSILPAIPGFTYSHVEDVGQPGLHFSDVSVQTSPSIIARTNSVRGTDLTTLVWWDEFPAHSSAKPYFNTRVTYCQLFLCVHSLILTLQTVVIVLSLYVMGNTRQLLHSRNISAQPVVLIRILRR; translated from the coding sequence ATGTTGGTGTTTCGTTTGTCAGTGATGATCAAGCTTGTCTTCCAGTTGGATGCATCTATTTGTCCTGAGAAGTGTGACTGCTCttcaaaaaaagcaatttattgCTCTGGCCCCCACATAAGAAACCTGGAATTATTAAATCTGCCTTGCAACATGACAGAAATACACATAACAAATGCTAACATATCATACTTGCAGGATGTTTTTGCTAGGAtgacagagctgcagcatctcATCCTGTCTTCAAACAACATCTCTCTGGTTTCACCAACGGCTTTTAAAGGCTTGGGAAGGCTAAAAGTCCTCAAACTGCTAGATAATAAGCTGGTTGAACTTCCTTCAGAAGCATTTGATGACATGGTGCAGCTTCAGCAATTGATCATTGAAAGTAACAGGTTGAAATCTATTGAGGAAAATCTGTTTGACAAGCTGGCTGGTTTGCAGGAGCTTTACTTGAACAAAAACCAACTAACAGCACTTCCCAGTGGCATGATGAAGAAACTCACCAAACTCAGAGTACTGAACTTGTCAAGAAATTACTTAGCAGCACTGCCTAGAAATATATTTAGTGCATTAGCCAGGCTTGAGAGGCTGATGCTGTATATTAATAGGCTGTCTTCAATAGAGTCTGGTATGTTTGAtagcctgaaggagctgcaggagcttttCCTGCATTCCAATAATATCCATTCCATTGCTTCTGATGCATTTCACTGTCTTCGTAAACTAAGAACCCTGACACTCTCCAGAAACAGGCTTCAGGTTTTGCCTTCTGGCCTTTTTTTGCACTTACATGACCTGTCTAAACTGACCTTGTACAGGAACCCACTGAAGACTCTTCCAGAAATACTGTTTGGAGAGATGAGGCATCTTGGTAGCCTTTGGCTGTACCACACAAAGCTCTCAACAATACCAGATTTTGTGTTCAGTAACTTGACAAATTTAGAGCTTCTTGTGCTGAGTTTTAACCCAGAGCTTACTGTTCTTCCTAGGAATGTATTCAGTGGCCTGAATGAGCTGCGGGGCCTTTCTCTCCATACAAGTAATATTTCCAGTTTGCCAGAGGGAATCTTTCTGAGCCTTCAGAAACTGCAGAACATTTCCCTCTTTGATACAAGGCTTGAGGTTCTTCCTAGAAACCTCTTTCATAATCTCAAGCACCTCCAGAAAGTTTACCTGAATAGTACTAACCTACAGTCTCTCCCTGCAGACTTCTTTACTGCTTTACCTGAGCTGGAAGAAGTTGTCCTTGATGACAACCCTTGGAAATGCGATTGCCAAATTCTTGGCTTTCGAGAATGGCTCCAAAAGAGCACAGCAATAGTTAAAAACGTGCCATCTCTGATGTGCCACAGCCCAATGGCACTGCAGAATATTTCTCTTGTGTCTCTAAGCATCGATGACCCAGAGTGCCTGCCAACCACAGCTATGACCTATCAGACATTCAGCTCAACTTATTCCCAGACTTTGACATCTCCTGTGGCGTATCACTTCACATCATCTCGGGAGACTGCTGTAACAGTGCTGTCTGACATGGAAATCACCAGCACACCCACATCAATTCTTCCTGCAATTCCAGGTTTTACCTACTCCCATGTTGAAGATGTTGGACAACCTGGGTTACATTTCTCAGATGTTTCAGTCCAAACTTCTCCCAGCATCATAGCACGAACCAACAGTGTCAGAGGGACAGATTTAACTACTCTTGTCTGGTGGGATGAATTTCCAGCCCACAGCAGTGCTAAACCCTATTTTAATACCAGAGTTACTTATTGCCAGCTATTCTTGTGTGTTCACAGTTTGATTTTAACACTCCAGACTGTAGTCATTGTACTCAGTCTGTATGTGATGGGTAACACCAGGCAACTCTTGCActccagaaatatttctgctcaGCCTGTAGTTCTGATAAGAATATTAAGAAGATAG